A portion of the Pristiophorus japonicus isolate sPriJap1 unplaced genomic scaffold, sPriJap1.hap1 HAP1_SCAFFOLD_371, whole genome shotgun sequence genome contains these proteins:
- the LOC139250433 gene encoding zinc finger protein 551-like: MEAKSTVHSGEKLYTCSVCEQGFSRSSSLERHKCSHTGEKTYKCGDCGKRFNYPSQLETHRRVHTGERPFTCSDCGKRFTRSSNLLAHQRVHSGERPFTCSDCGKGFTWSADLLRHQRIHTGERPFTCSKCGEGFTQSSNLLAHQRVHTGERPFICSDCGKGFTTSSKLLTHQRVHTGERLFTCSECGKGFTWSAALLRHQRIHTGERPFTCSECGKGFTTSSKLLTHQRVHTGERLFTCSECGKGFTWSADLLRHQRIHTGERPFICSECGKGFTYSSDLLKHQRVHTGERPFTCSECGKGFTCSSDLLRHQRVHTGERPFTCSECGKGFTQSSNLLTHQRVHK, from the coding sequence atggaagcaaaaagcaccgttcacagtggggagaaactctacacgtgctctgtgtgtgaacaaggcttcagccgatcatccagcctggagagacacaagtgcagtcacactggggagaaaacatataaatgtggggactgtgggaaacgtttcaactacccatcccagcttGAAACACATcggagagttcacactggggagaggccattcacctgctccgattgtgggaaacgattcactcggtcatccaacctgctggcacatcagcgagttcacagtggggagaggccgttcacctgctccgattgtgggaagggattcacttggtcagccgacctactgagacaccagcgaattcacactggggagaggccgttcacctgctccaagtgtggggaaggattcactcagtcatccaacctgctggcacaccaacgagttcacactggggagaggccgttcatctgctccgattgtgggaagggattcactacatcatccaaactgctgacacaccagcgagttcacactggggagaggctgttcacctgctccgaatgtgggaaaggattcacttggTCAGccgccctgctgagacaccagcgaattcacactggggagaggccgttcacctgctcagagtgtgggaagggattcactacatcatccaaactgctgacacaccagcgagttcacactggggagaggctgttcacctgctccgaatgtgggaaaggattcacttggtcagccgacctgctgagacatcagcgaattcacactggggagaggccgttcatttgctctgagtgtgggaagggattcacgtattcatctgacctgctgaaacaccagcgagttcacactggagagaggccgttcacctgctctgagtgtgggaagggattcacttgttcatctgacctgctgagacaccagcgagttcacactggggagaggccgttcacctgctcggagtgtgggaagggattcactcagtcatccaacctgctgacacaccagcgagttcacaagtga